The DNA region TTCAACGTGCATAATGAGCATTCTAAACATTTCAAATGTGTCAAACGATGTGAATTATTGCACATAGACTCATGCAAACAGGCAGCTCTGTTAAGCTACAAGTTTTTACCTTAAGGCATCAACAATTTCAGGGATCTTCACGCGTGCCCCAACCTGTCTCATTTTAAGACACTGCATTCATCCAGCCCAAATTGGGAGGGAAAAGggaacatgttttttgttttcaacCGCCAGAGCACATTATTACTGTGACCTGTCAGTGCACCGACTGTTTTGGTGGAAAAACAATGAGTCACTTTAGAACTGTGAGCTTTAAACACAGTATTTTGAACACTGTTTAGATAAAGGACCTATAAGCTGATGTGTAGGCTATGAGTTTTCCTTTCTGGTTGACTAAGGGATATGGGTAAGTTTAAATCCATTGTTCAGCATGCTTCCTGCAGAAACAGGCCTTCAGGTGAATCTTCATGTTTAGAAAAAGATCAAATGAACGATATTTGTCTTAGTAGCTTTGTTCGGTGGAGAACAATTGAAATTAGAGATAATGGACATTACATAATGCTAAATCTGAGTTTAACTGTTTTTCTTCACAGATGTAGACGAAACAGTGAAAGAGTTTGATTTCTACACCTTCAGTTTCACTGCGCCATGGAATACCACCCTTACCTACGTGAACACATAAACGACAAATGTATATGTTGGAAACTTACACCGACATAACGCGATCCAACATGGCAAAGCATGATTTAGACTACGATTTTCTTTATTTAACATTAGTGATAGTTCGTGTTTAGCTTTTCTAAGTGATCAAGTGGGGAATCATGTATTTTCCTCTGTTGTTCCTGACTGTACTCCATGGCATCCTCTTGGCATGTGCCTACACATTACACAGCAGTCTGAATTGGACTCCACGAAAAACCATCACATATGAAGGTAAGATTCTCCTTTACTGAGTAACATGAACAGCTATGACctacaatttacagtaaatacTAGCATTACACAGTGAGTAATCCCAGGATATTTTCCACCCTCTTTCTGACCATGATTAAATGGGTCATGTTTTGCTGCTGTCTTTTACATGAATGGAATTACTACCCAAATGTTTCCGAAAATCTGATGCTCTGTGCCTTTAATTTCGCATCTATTCAAAGAATTTATACTTTGTTCAAAACAAAGTATTTAAATGCTCAAGGGAGAACGGCGGCCCCAGTCCTGTTAAGGGTTGCCAACTGCCCTATATTAGCTGGGAAGtcccttatttaaaaaaaatacaataaatagaagctggaacacatttagaaactttaacttcaaggggcctgggtagctcagcgagtattgacgctgactaccaccattggagtcgcaagttcgaatccagagtgtgctgagtgactccagtcaggtctcctaagcaaccaagttgtgccggttgctagggagggtagagtcacatagggtaacctcctcgtggtcacgattagtggttctcgctctcaataggggGCTtgataagttgtgcgtggatttcgtagagtagcatgagcctccacatgctgtgagactccgtggtgtcatgcacaacaagccacttgatatgATAAGCGAATTgaccgtctcagaagcggaggcaaccggattgaggtgagtaaccacgccaccacgaggacctactaaagtagtgggaattgggcattccaacattgggagaaaaggggataacaaaaaataaataactacaaTTTTAACTTCGACTGCCACAGATGTAATAAAATTCTACCTAAAAATTATTTAGGATGAAACTATAAACTTTTTGTTCTAGTTACGTTAAGTAGTTACGTTTACTACTGTAAAATCTTGATACTTTTTAGTAAGGATGATAATGTgtatattgaaaaaatatatatattttggcgcATAgtacagtgttgctcttttcctggCAACCCTAGTACTGTTGCGCATACGCATGACTGTAGATCCAACTTCGGCCACTGGGGACAGTTCAGACATTTGGATAGCATAAACTGATTTTAGAAGACAAAAACATTCAACCTCTTGTCACCGATTTTCCCGTGAGATCAGTCTGTCATATGACCCCTTAAAATTGTGACATTTATTGTGATAATTTTCAAATTGTgataattttcaaaaatatagttaaatttaagttattaatttaaattgaaaattgataATAAATAATAGCACATTGTTTAATGTTAGGGGACTGCATTTTCGGTTGATGCAACGCTATGTGtaatatcaatgtttttttttttttgtatgtaatgCATGTGTTAATTATTCAAAGATAAATTGAAATCTCACTTGTTCTCTACATGCATTGATGTTTATGTCCCAATTAGAAAACCATGCAGTCATGTTTAAAGAAGAAGCTATTTGGAATTACTCCACAATGCTGATTAGGGAGGATTTGGGCTTGCTGATGTTGGGGGCAAGAGAGGCCATCTATGCCCTTGACATAAATGATATCTCGGTTGCCAAGTCTAAGGTAACGTTTGAATTCCTTTCCTGTTATCTCTTTGTAAGACAATGACACAATTCTTTGACTCTATTTCAAAACGGCATGTCTGTATAGTTTGTATTAATTGCTTTTACTCCTACCATCAGGTTCTTTGGAAAGTCACAGAGGAGAAACAAAAGGAGTGTTCCTCCAAAGGAAAACATCCTGATGTGAGTATGAATGTCCTGCTATAACTCCTCACATGCATCACAATTTTAATACTCTTTAGAATGGAGGTTGTTGATCACATAGTAGTCTATCTATTTATACTGTCTTTTGCCATAATTGTATTGTATTGATGGCAGTATGAATGATTTTCCTTTCAGATTGACTGTCTTAATTATGTACGAATGCTGCATCGAGTGAACGACAGTGTGATGTACGTGTGTGGAACTAACGCATTTAGCCCCACCTGCGATTACATGGTAAGTGACATGTGACCAGTAGAACTATAGCGACAGTGGAATACTTGtctgaataaataaacaaatatcggTTTCTTTTGTCCATAGTGTGTAAAAATGAAGGTTATTTTGAAGAAAACAACAAATAGAACTTTTTGCTCTGTAATTACTCTCACAAAAAATTACCATggtagtaaatggtctgcacttatatagcgcttttttttttccttgaagAACCAAAGCACTGTACACAgagtcccaatcacccattcacacacacattcacacaccaatggaggcaaagctgccatgcaaggtgctagcctgccattgggagtaacttggggttcagtgtcttgcccaaggcacttcggcatgtggagtcgtgtgggccggtaatcgaaccgccaaccctgcgattagcagccgacccgctctaccacctgagccacagccgcccccatgGTAGTAACACCATAGTTGTTGTAGTTTGGAAAATACAAAGTGTCATGTTATTCTTTGAGGAACCCAGTAAATACCATagtataaatactgtatacagtatagtatCATGGTATTTATCAAAGTACCATCTAATACCATTACAGAACCATGGTACCCATGTAATAGCAGTTTCCATTGTCCATACTTCCCTTAATGTTTTTTGGTCGTGTTTGGATTTCATAATCATTTACTTCCATCCTGGAATGGTATTAGGAACATCTGGTTTTGTGTGTTCCAACAAGTCGCTCTGTTAAAAACAAGATAACTAGAGACACTAGTctatttattgtgtttgtttgaacAGACGTACAGTGATGGACAGCTGAAACTGGAGGGAAAGCACGAGGATGGGAGGGGGAAATGTCCTTTTGATCCCTTCCAGAGATATTCCTCCGTCATGGTTGGTATGTATTACTTCATGGACtttcacactgaatgtgtttaATACCTCTTATTTTTTTGGGGTGAGCATAAATGGCTTTGTACAAAATAACATGGCATTGTTGAAGCCGTGACCTAGTGCATAGCATACATTTGAGCTGTGATGCTAATGTGGGAAAGGGGGCCAGACACATCCAGACTGACGTGTACCTATCCCTTTCCCCATTGTTTACCATGTATTAACTTGAAATAttaagagataataataaaaatgctttaaatctACAAAATGTTTGGCTTCATCAAAAGTTGTTTTCGTGCTTTCCCTATAAGTCTTGTTAAAATCTGAAATCATGAAATTTCTTGTGTATTTTGCTACAGATCAAGACCTATATTCGGCCACATCCTTAAACTTCCTGGGTTCTGAGCCGGTTATACTGCGCACCTCTCCCATTTCACTGAGTACAGTGTTTAAAAGCTCTTGGCTCAATGGTATGTCTGTCTTATATCAGAAAATGTCAGAAGTTATGACAAAGCACTAGGTTTTATCCAGGAAACAAAGACAAATTGCAGGCTGTTGTAGACTTTGGATGTCCGTGTTGCTGATCATTCCACGCACAGTAGGTGTGATGCAAATGTTGTCATTAGCACAGTCTGCGCGGACTGTCCTCGTGCAGCCCAGATTTACTCAACAAGCGCAGTCCTCATTTGTGTGCATCGTCGGCGCGTGCGCCAGCCGTTGACCGTACGTAGGGCTCGAGTTAAGGGTTAAGGGATGCCATCTCCTTGTTacaagaaataccaaaaagcatcccccttctaaaaccaccatcccccctTCCCATCCCCTTTAGAGgaattgtgtcatgtattacttagatctaatcatgcaagtaaaatatttaattctctaCGTTTTATAAATAGCAGACTTTAAATAACTTCAATTAACAGGTCAAAATTTTATTTCGACATGTGTGAGGTTGCCAGATTTCTATAGGTGAAATCCTCCAATCAAatcaatttgtaatgcccaatttccactacatagtaggtcctagtggtggtgcagttactcacctcagtgcgggtggtggaggacaagtctcagttgcctccgtttctgaggtagtcaatctgcgcatcttatcacgtggctcattgtgcatgacaccgcggatactcccagcatgtggaggctcatgctactctccgcaatccacgcacaacttatcacgtgccccattgagagcgagaaccactaatcgcgaacactagaaggttaccccatgtgactctaccctccctagcaaccgtgccaatttgttgcttaggagacctggctggagtcactcagcacaccctgggttcaactcgcgactccaggggtgtgttagtcagcatcaatactggcTGAGTATTGAAAAATCATAGTGCGCATGCTTCAATCGTTGCCGTATTTGCTTGCGGtaaaaagagtatactttgaaggGCAATGCAGTTGGCCGGGCGCAATCCAGTATGGAACACATAAGAACGAAATATACCcgagtaaaaaagtaaaaaaactatattttataaAACTCCCATTAGATGTGTTGAGTCAGTTCTGACGTCAATGACTTTGGTCACAAGACAACTGAGAACCAATGATGTTTAATGTCATTGACATCCAACttgtgccatatttgatttaaaagCTACCATGGCAGGGATTTTTAATTGAATAACGGCTtatcacacaaaactattgtatagcTTCTGATAACTTATATAGCAAATATAgccacgagtcatatggactataaTGCTTTTTTTGGTGTTGTAAAATCCTTTCTGGAGCTTGCCAGACAAATTTCAGACAAACATCTTCTTTCTCTGTTCACTCAAGAGCCAAATTTCGTCTACATGGACGTGGTCCCTGAAAGCGAGGACAGTCCCGAAGGTGACGATGACAAGATCTACATGTTCTTTAGTGAGAACGCCATCGAGTACGACTTCTACAACAAGCTTGTGGTGTCGCGCGTTGCCAGAGTCTGCAAGGTTACACTTTATTTATTACTTTACAGTTGTCATAAGGAGTAACCAAGGCTTAGTGTATATGACCACAGATGAGATCAGCAGTGTGTGGTCTTTTTGCTTGTATTAAGCTTGGCTCTGTGGCTTTACAGCATTAACAATCAGAGCATTAATAGTGTGTGTTGAAGGATTTACCATGTTTAGCCTTGTATTTGCTGAGCTTATACTGACTTAGTCTCTATTTTGCAGGGTGACATGGGTGGCCAAAGGACTCTCCAGAGGAAATGGACTTCTTTTGTGAAGGCACATTTGGACTGCACTGTCTCTGATCCCAGCCTGCCATACATCATACAGGACGTTTTCCATGTCCACCacaagaaatggaggaaaagtgtCTTTTACGCAGTCTTCAACTCTCAGTCGTACGTTTTGAGTCTTTTGGAGTCACAAATCTCCACTCTGATTCTTCTATCTTCCATTCTTGAATTTATAAGACTATAAAGCATCTTAGACTATATAGTGAATTCCAGATAGTTCCTCACATGGGGATAAAGTGATCGAAAATGAATTCCGATCTGAACATTCACATTAAAACTAactcaaaatgtcatttttaagctTTGAGTTTACTTTGTCAAGTTACTTTAGCCatggtttatttatattatttgaatggtctgtttgtgtgtgtttgtaggagcTCAACGGATCAGTCATCGACGGTATGTGCTTATAATGTGACGGATATCAGTGAGGTATTCTCTCGTGGTAAATTTAAGACAGCTGTAACAGTGGAAACATCTGACGTGAAGTGGGTCATGTACAACGGAGAACTTCCTGTCCCTCGACCAGGAGCTGTAAGTTGTCAATTATGGTCTTGCATACTTGCTCATATTTATGTACATAGCATATTCATAAACCATGGTATTTAACTCTTCTATACTGATCAAAAAGGGCTGCTTACTTTGCTGTTCGCAGTCATTTTTGACTGGACACATTACATGAGTaacaccctttttttttttttttttttgccctgaagtaaaaacaaaacaattatgcacttttttgggatattatgttttttttaatcttatttacATATTCATTTCTTGATTtaaccattcatttgcatatgcaaattagcacatttaTGTAACTTAACTACAGTAAAAACCTAgttaaaacatgaagaaaatatgacatCGTGTCCTGTATTGATGGCAGATTGCCACCATCTGgtaaaaaaagaacattaacatgacttgaaaatcaaGTTTAGCATTTTGCATGTAGTAAAGTCTCAccctttcatttctgtgtgtgtttttctgcattgtggctgatttatatattgtatttgacaaataaaaaaattcccaTTATTTTCCTATGGTCGGCCAATTTTGATGGCAAAAGTGTTGCTTTTTTAATGACCACTTAGATGTTtgaatcaagtaaaaaaaaaaaaaagtgtggaggACAAGTCACTATATCTTATGCCGCTCAGATAAACAAACCAAAAGGAGTGTTCATAAAAAATGACCAAACAAAATAGGAAGGTTTaatggtacttcaaagaatatcatggtattaccatcacaGTAGTGTACACacgcacaaaaaacaaacatgctaTTTAGTATGTTTACCTATAGAGTATTTAATGGTAATAACACCATGGCACTTTTCTGCAATGGTACATGTACCAAAATATAGAGCAGAAATATCCATGTAAATCTTATTTTGCTCTTCCAATGCTCATCTTTGCACAGTGCATCAATAATGCAGCGAGGAGTTTGGGAATAAAGCGGTCACTGGACCTCCCTGATAAAACGCTACAGTTCATCCGAGACCGGCCTCTTATGGACGATGCTGTCCGTCCAATCACAGGCAAGCCTCTGCTGGTCAAGAGAGGACCACTTTTGACCCGACTTGTTGTCGACCACGTAACTGCTCTGGATGGACAGCTCTATCCTGTTATGTTTGTTGGCACAGGTGAGATTTTCCCATTATCCTGTAGGGCAGATCAGCTGTTAATAGCcagttagagtgtgtgtgtgtgtgtgtgtgtgtgtgtgtgtgtgtgtgtgtgtgtgtgcgtgtatttatcactttatggggaccaaatgtccccataaggatagtaaaacccgaaatttttgaccttgtggggacattttgtcagtccccatgaggaaaacagcttataaatcatactaaattatgttttttgaaaatgtaaaaatgcagaaagttttctgtgagggttaggtttaggggtagggttaggtttaggggatagaatataaagtttgtacagtataaaaaccattatgtctatggaacgtccccataaaacatggaaacacaacaagtgtgtgtgtgtgtgtgtgtgtgtgtgtgtgtgggtgagcgtgtatttatcactttgtggggaccaaatgtccccataaggatagtaaaacccgaaatttttgaccttgtggggacattttgtcggtccccatgaggaaaacagcttataaatcatactaaattatgttttttgaaaatgtaaaaatgcagaatgttttctgtgagggttaggtttaggggtagggttaggtttagg from Xyrauchen texanus isolate HMW12.3.18 chromosome 50, RBS_HiC_50CHRs, whole genome shotgun sequence includes:
- the LOC127641486 gene encoding semaphorin-4E-like — protein: MYFPLLFLTVLHGILLACAYTLHSSLNWTPRKTITYEENHAVMFKEEAIWNYSTMLIREDLGLLMLGAREAIYALDINDISVAKSKVLWKVTEEKQKECSSKGKHPDIDCLNYVRMLHRVNDSVMYVCGTNAFSPTCDYMTYSDGQLKLEGKHEDGRGKCPFDPFQRYSSVMVDQDLYSATSLNFLGSEPVILRTSPISLSTVFKSSWLNEPNFVYMDVVPESEDSPEGDDDKIYMFFSENAIEYDFYNKLVVSRVARVCKGDMGGQRTLQRKWTSFVKAHLDCTVSDPSLPYIIQDVFHVHHKKWRKSVFYAVFNSQSSSTDQSSTVCAYNVTDISEVFSRGKFKTAVTVETSDVKWVMYNGELPVPRPGACINNAARSLGIKRSLDLPDKTLQFIRDRPLMDDAVRPITGKPLLVKRGPLLTRLVVDHVTALDGQLYPVMFVGTENGYVQKAVNYDGEMHIIEEVKLFENTEPIEVLRLYQSQLYAGSASGVVQMPVSNCSRYSSCLDCVLARDPYCTWDLKDQMCSRLPREYKDAGVDLIQSLKDGDATRCPTTATVEPKIHALVLGNNIRLLCRPDSNLAQVSWNFAGKPLRYSNRKYTIYSDGILIYSATTADAGQYICMSVEWVKGRQYTQTLAIYDLQQQQQIVDVTDKIKTTVRINPTSSVYKTSSGFHKIEEPPSLPKSQTSESNWIVMQVVLAVLSVMMGCLLIWNLYMGHISPFMCCGRQPIKSPRNIPEREYMQTPGTGSDTLDSKYQTVRLCPSSNSDLEAVGFHRNTANGDLQNGMHICKYITDESEI